Proteins from one Malaya genurostris strain Urasoe2022 chromosome 2, Malgen_1.1, whole genome shotgun sequence genomic window:
- the LOC131431108 gene encoding uncharacterized protein LOC131431108 isoform X1: MRYLVLLAILASYVAVSSALGYGLLGGLSGNSGYGGYGGYGGHGGYGGYGGYGGYGGYGGYGGHNGYGGYGGYNPGYGGYNPSYGGYQGYGGYGGYGGYGPHGGIGYGYPNKYGGIYNGYGAYGYKPYY, encoded by the exons GTGTTATTAGCGATACTGGCATCATATGTAGCCGTTTCCTCGGCACTTGGCTATGGTTTACTAGGCGGTTTGAGTGGAAATAGTGGCTACGGCGGATACGGAGGATATGGAGGACACGGAGGATATGGAGGATACGGAGGATATGGAGGATACGGAGGGTACGGAGGGTACGGAGGACATAACGGATATGGCGGATATGGTG GTTACAATCCAGGATACGGTGGATACAACCCTT CGTATGGAGGATACCAGGGATACGGCGGATACGGAGGATATGGTG GTTACGGTCCTCATGGAGGTATCGGTTATG gaTATCCTAATAAGTACGGGGGAATCTATAATGGATACGGAGCGTATGGATATAAACCTTACTACTGA
- the LOC131431108 gene encoding uncharacterized protein LOC131431108 isoform X2, with the protein MEDTEDMEDTEDMEDTEGTEGTEDITDMADMVVTIQDTVDTTLRMEDTRDTADTEDMVVTVLMEVSVMDILISTGESIMDTERMDINLTTEYDTLKS; encoded by the exons ATGGAGGACACGGAGGATATGGAGGATACGGAGGATATGGAGGATACGGAGGGTACGGAGGGTACGGAGGACATAACGGATATGGCGGATATGGTG GTTACAATCCAGGATACGGTGGATACAACCCTT CGTATGGAGGATACCAGGGATACGGCGGATACGGAGGATATGGTG GTTACGGTCCTCATGGAGGTATCGGTTATG gaTATCCTAATAAGTACGGGGGAATCTATAATGGATACGGAGCGTATGGATATAAACCTTACTACTGAGTATGATACTTTGAAATCTTAG
- the LOC131428439 gene encoding ubiquitin thioesterase trabid — MSEQSSSSSQKQQNDKNNSRETQDEQQPRNNSEPQSKWVCEYCTYENYRLSLKCTMCKGQKPLLNEDIFRISPTQQLSIAKKSTSNLASGPSQTVSVCEGDGNQKWYCSVCSYLNSFASRRCFQCNSKCEDLFFKPVNHRYQTQQSSPPKVISKYDSLSDQLNALNICRRSGDDESLELFSSSDCARRKTVNSPSLKCSSTPERSLDSARDCDSIGGAKIPSPTSISPINICTRSTGSSGKWFCSVCTYENWPKSLKCSMCLHHRETNSGRTGQASAKLSPEHDENVASNIVVNNKRNQQFVRDQEPINNLDVYQQERYMRQLRRQPDWQWLNACIGIAENNVGAVETYLGCGGDPSRALTPAEVNLLNHNNIAFDIGHTLIHLAIRFHRDEMLPLLLAQISGSGPGIKRVPSYVAPDIASDIRRHFGLSLRIRKATFNCQYVNEHATFSLPADIEELPLVLQEQLYDELLDRDAQKQLEMPPPALNWSLEITDRLGSRLMVLWNRSAGDCLLDSAMQATWGVFDRDNTLRRALADSLHQCGRFFYPRWKENEIIQAALLHYTVSETQLEEDWSTLLSLASQPGSSLEQLHIFALAHILRRPIIVYGVKYVKSFRGEDIGYARFEGVYLPLLWEQGFCLSSPIALGYTRGHFSALVPTEPYSRIDAARDDREDITFLPLMDCEMKMLPIHFLNNNEIGREEVIMRQWLEVCETEGGLLVAQQKLHKRPLLVAQMLEEWLNHYRRIAISRLF, encoded by the exons ATGTCGGAACAGTCTTCATCAAGCTCACAAAAGCAAcagaatgacaaaaataattcacGAGAAACTCAAGATGAACAGCAACCACGAAATAATTCCGAGCCACAATCGAAATGGGTTTGCGAGTATTGCACATATGAAAATTACCGTTTATCTTTGAAATGTACAATGTGCAAGGGTCAAAAACCATTGCTGAATGAAGATATTTTCAG AATCAGTCCAACACAACAACTGAGCATAGCTAAAAAATCTACATCCAATTTAGCCAGTGGACCATCTCAAACAGTTTCAGTCTGCGAAGGAGATGGCAATCAAAAGTGGTACTGCAGTGTGTGTTCGTACCTTAATTCTTTCGCTTCGCGTCGATGTTTCCAGTGCAATAGTAAATGCGAAGATCTGTTTTTTAAGCCAGTAAATCACAGATATCAAACTCAACAATCCTCGCCTCCTAAAGTGATATCAAAGTACGATAGCTTGAGTGACcagttaaatgctttaaatataTGTCGTCGCTCGGGAGATGATGAATCTCTTGAGTTGTTTTCTAGCAGTGACTGTGCTAGGCGGAAGACGGTGAATTCTCCTTCTTTAAAATGTTCATCAACTCCTGAACGTTCTTTGGATAGTGCTAGAGATTGCGATTCTATCGGTGGGGCGAAAATCCCATCTCCGACTTCCATTTCTCCGATCAATATATGCACACGATCAACTGGAAGCTCCGGAAAATGGTTCTGTTCTGTTTGTACTTACGAAAACTGGCCCAAATCTTTAAAATGTTCCATGTGCTTACATCACCGAGAGACCAATAGTGGTCGAACCGGACAAGCATCTGCCAAGCTTTCTCCGGAGCATGATGAGAATGTTGCTAGTAATATAGTTGTGAACAATAAACGGAATCAGCAATTTGTCCGTGACCAAGAACCAATAAATAATCTAGATGTCTATCAGCAGGAGCGATACATGCGTCAGTTGAGAAGACAACCGGACTGGCAGTGGCTCAATGCATGCATTGGAATAGCGGAAAACAATGTGGGAGCTGTCGAAACGTATCTAGGCTGTGGAGGTGATCCCAGTCGGGCACTAACCCCAGCGGAAGTAAATTTGCTTAATCATAATAATATTGCTTTTGATATTGGACATACACTAATTCACCTGGCAATTCGCTTTCACCGAGATGAAATGCTACCGCTTCTTCTGGCTCAAATTTCCGGTTCTGGACCGGGTATCAAACGCGTACCATCCTATGTAGCTCCTGACATTGCGAGTGATATCAGGCGACATTTTGGTCTTTCGTTGCGCATACGTAAGGCCACGTTCAACTGCCAATACGTGAATGAGCATGCCACGTTCTCGCTGCCTGCTGACATCGAAGAACTGCCACTGGTACTTCAAGAACAGCTTTACGACGAGCTCCTAGATCGTGATGCTCAGAAGCAACTGGAAATGCCTCCACCAGCACTCAATTGGTCACTGGAAATCACTGATCGGTTGGGATCTCGTTTAATGGTGCTATGGAATCGAAGCGCCGGTGATTGCTTGCTCGACTCGGCGATGCAGGCAACCTGGGGAGTGTTCGATCGAGATAATACGTTAAGAAGGGCTCTAGCCGACAGTCTTCACCAGTGTGGGCGATT ttTCTATCCTCGCTGGAAAGAAAACGAAATCATTCAAGCCGCATTGTTGCACTACACCGTATCTGAAACTCAGCTAGAAGAAGACTGGAGCACTCTTCTTTCTCTCGCTAGTCAACCCGGTTCATCGCTCGAACAGTTGCATATCTTTGCACTGGCGCATATTTTACGTAGGCCTATAATCGTATATGGGGTTAAATACGTAAAGAGCTTTCGTGGTGAAGACATTGGTTATGCGCGATTCGAAGGAGTTTACTTACCGTTGCTGTGGGAACAAGGTTTTTGCTTGTCCTCGCCGATTGCATTGGGATACACCAGAGGTCATTTCAGTGCATTAGTTCCAACTGAACCATACTCGCGGATCGACGCAGCTCGTGATGACAGGGAAGATATAACGTTTCTACCATTAATGGACTGCGAAATGAAGATGCTGCCTATTCATTTCTTAAATAATAACGAG ATCGGTCGAGAAGAAGTAATTATGCGTCAGTGGTTAGAAGTATGTGAAACTGAAGGCGGTTTACTGGTAGCACAGCAAAAACTTCACAAACGTCCCCTGTTAGTCGCCCAAATGCTGGAAGAATGGCTTAATCACTATCGGAGAATAGC AATTTCGAGgcttttttga